CAGCAGCTGTGAGGTGAGCCCTCAGTCCCCCAACCGCACTGCCTGTCCCCACCCATCGCCACACTGTTCATGTCTCTGACCTAAGTCAAACCCTGGCTCCCTCTTGCCTCTGTACTACCGACCTGCCACCCCGGACCTGACCACACCTCCACTTTCCCTTCTCAGTCTGTGGTCTGTGTCCCTCCTTCCAGAGGTCATTTTCAGCCTCCAGTAGCTCTGCCCTTAAGGCTTTGGCGTGGGAGATACCAGGCATTCCCACCAGAGGGCAGGAGCAAGCTGTCTCCGGAGCAGCGGCCTGGAGACTTCTGgcggaagggaggggagggagccctAGGGAAGATCTGGTGAGGAGAAGGGGCCTCCTGATTTTACACCTGAGACCTGGTATGACCTTGAGTCCTGGTGTGACTACTCTGGCCTGTAAGCATTAAAGGtgccctaccccccacccccacccctgcctccccactccacccccaccgTGTCCCTGCAGCTCCGCTCAGCGGGAGCCCAGGCTTTGCAGGAGCAGCTGGGGGCTGTCACCTGTGTGGGCAGCCTGGATCTGTCAGACAATGGTGAGTGGGGGTGCTTCCCTTCCTGGAGGCCGGGTGGGGACAGGGGTCTGGAGTGTTGGGGAGAAGCCCTGAGGAGACTCTAGGGAACCTCCAGCCTCAAGGCCAGGCCTCTCCCATCTACTGGCCAGGGTTCGACTCAGACCTCCTGACACTGGTGCCCGCGCTTGGCAAGAACAAGTCCCTCAAGCACCTATTCCTGGGCAAGAACTTCAATGTCAAAGCCAAGTGAGGCCTCCTCCCTGTACCCACAGACGCTCGCTCCATCATCCACCTATCTTTTTGGCTCACTGTATTACCTCTGGCCCCCTCCCTGCTCAAGCCACCTCTCTGCTCCTCCAATAGCATaaccccagccccttcccctcctaCTCTGAGCCCCGACTCCCCGCAGGACCCTGGAGGAGATCCTCCACAAGCTGGTGCAGCTGATCCAGGAAGAGGACTGTGTGAGTGCCTGGGCCTGGGAGGGACCTGCAGTGGCAGGGGCTGCTGGCACTGGGCCCAACCCCCCACTTGCCCACACAGTCCCTGCAGTCACTGTCGGTGGCAGACTCCCGGCTGAAGCTTCGCACCAGCATCCTCATCAATGCCCTGGGCAGCAACACCTGCCTGGCTAAGGTGGACCTGAGTGGCAACGGCATGGAGGACATCGGGGCCAAGATGCTGTCTAAGGCCCTGCAGATAAACTCCTCCCTCAGGTGGGGCCCACACCTGGGACTTCTGACCTGGAGCCCCAGCCACCCACACATACATGCTTGCCTCGCTGCTCTGTAGCCCAGCTTCCAGGAGGCCCTCAGTCCCAGAACCATTGcccaggaaaggagggagggctCCAGAGGGGGATTGTGTCCCTGCCCCCTAAGAGGGACCCAGAGGGAGGGATAACAAGCCAGTGCTCACTCTCTCCCCAGAACTATCCTATGGGATCGGAACAATACATCTGCCCTGGGCTTTCTGGACATTGCGAGGGCCCTGGAGAGGTAAGTGGTCCAGGGCTCTGCCTGACCCGCACCCCCAGCCTCGCTGTGCCTGGACCAGGCCTGAACCTCGCCAGTCCCACCCCAGCCTGCTTAACCTATTTGCACAGAAATATTAGGAGGGCCAGATGAGGGAAATGGGCAGAAGGGGGTGGATTTTGGGGAGCAGGggcctctcctcctcacctcttcCCCCTCTCAGCTGTTCTACTGTGTCCCACAGCAACCACACACTGCGCTTCATGTCCTTCCCCGTGAGCGACATCTCCCAAGCCTACCGCAGCGCCCCAGAACGCACCGAGGACGTCTGGCAGAAGGTGGCGGCCTAAGCAGGGTGGAACAGtgaggggcaggggccagcccccatccccaGGCCTGACCCCACCCACCCCGTCATCTCCAGATCCAGTGGTGCTTGGTGAGGAACAACCACTCCCAGACGTGCCCCCAGGAGCAGGCCTTCAGGCTGCAGCAGGGCCTGGTGACCAGCAGCGCCGAGCAAGTAAACATTTCCCTCCGGGACACATGGGGCATGCATGGGGCTTGCAGGGCACAGCTGGGATGTGAtagtgtgtgggggtggggagtttgAAAAGGCATCGTGTGGAGCTCATAACTAGAAGGGGAAAGCGGAAAGATAGGACATTCTGAATTTGGGCCCCAAACAGGAGAGAACATGTGGGCAAACAGCAGGGGGTCTCCAAACAAGGGGTGTACAGACTGTGGGAGCTCCACCGGGCGTTCAAGAAGTGCAtcacaagaagaggagagaataggCCATCCAGAgacatcatcaccaccaccccgTCAGTGCCGGTGCCAGTAGCACTGCCCAAAGGGCACAGAAATGGAGTATCTGGGGTCCCACCTAGGAAGATGAGTGTACGGGGGTCCCCTGTGACACTCCCGCCAACTGTGCTCCAGATGCTGCAGCGGCTGTGTGGACGAGTGCAGGAGGAGGTGCGGGCCCTGAGGCTGTGCCCGCTGGAGCCTGTGCAGGATGAGTTGCTCTATGCTCGGGACCTCATCAAGGACGCCAAGAACTCCCGGGCGGTAAGCCCCCAGCAGCACCCCTTTCCATGACAGTGCAGAGAACCCAAGAAGGCCCGCCATGCTAACCCAGAGTGTCCAGGACCTGTCCCGAGCATCTGCCCTACTGACCAGGGGCCCCCAGGGACCTAGTAAGGCCTAATTCTGGCCTTCTGATCATaaccccttccctccttccacagctGTTTCCCAGCCTCTACGAGCTGGGCCATGTGTTGGCCAACGATGGGCCTGTGCGGCAGAGGCTGGAGTCAGTGGCCAGTGAGGTGTCCAAGGCTGTGGACAAGGAGCTGCAGGCAAGTCCTGAGGAGGGAGCAAGTGTTTACCAAGGCTCTCACCTGAGGTCAGTGCAGGGAGATTACTGGGGGCAAGAAGGAAACACAGAGTTGAGACCACCCACACTGCCACTGTGCCACGCTTTGCTAGAAAACTGGCTTGGATTTTTTTCTGCTAGCTTTGACCTTGACCACTGAACTCCGACCTCTCCCCTCTGGACTCGAACCCTTGAACTGACTCCCCTTTGTCCTTATGGTAGGGTGGCAAGGGCACTGAGCAAGATGTGGGGAAGCCTGAGTGTCCCAGGCTCTGCTGCTAACTGGCCCTGTGACCCCGGCAGGCCCCTCAATCCCACCACAGGGAGCTGGCATGCACAGGCTAGGGTCCCTTCCACTGTGGTGCCAGCCCTGACCCAGCTCCCCTTGGGGCTCTGGCCTCACTTCCCCCACTCTAGGTGATCCTGGAGTCGATGGTCAGCTTAACACAGGAGTTATGCCCCGTGGCCATGCGGGTGGCCGAGGGCCACAACAAGATGCTGAGCAATGTGGCCGAGCGTGTCACCGTGCCCCGGAACTTCATCCGAGGGGCGCTGCTGGAGCAGGCGGGGCAGGACATTCAGAACAAGCTGGAGTGAGAGGCGGGGATGGgcgcggggggggggtggggggggtgttGGGAGGGGTGCTGGATTCAGCCCAGGGCACTTAGGGACTTTGGGCCCAGCTACCAGCAATTAATAATGAATGGCGCAATCTCCATTACAAGGGATAAATCTTTAACCAACTGCAACTTTGCTATTTAGGGTCTGACTGATCTTTGCCCTAGAAATCTAAGTGCTGAGTCTGGGTTTAGGAGGCAGGGCAGCGCACACACaggggtacacacacacacgcacacgcacacagcCACACAGCCACACATAGACAACAAGAATCACCTCCCAGAAACAAAGTTCAGCCTTCTCAGAGGCAGGGACAGAGAAAAACGATGTGAATCGTGGTGCATGGACTACCCTCTCTCCCCTGAGTTCTCCTTACCCACTGGAGCTCTTTCATTCCGGATGCCACCACTCgccaaagcaaaggaaaattatTGCACATACGTGCAACGGCCTGGTTCAAGAAGCGCTGGTGTGTGCTCTTACAGCAGAGACCAGCAGCGTTCACTCAGTACCCCAATTTACCCAGCTCTGCTCCACTGCAGCTCCAGGGGACTGACCCGGAGCCCTCTTgctcctctttctcctcagttCCTCCTTACCCACTCTCCTCACCCACACACACCTAGACTAGGGGCCAGTGGGTGGGACTGGGTATGCCCTTGTGGAGACATGAGTGTGGTGAACCTAAGGGGTCTCCTCCAGCAGCCGTGTTCTCTGTGGACGACCAGGCTAGCTCGCCTGCACCCTCAGGCATCTGGGGAAGATGGGCTGAGGCtcagtggggggaggggggctgagCAGCCTCCCCTGTGCCCACAGTGAAGTGAAGCTCTCAGTCGTCACCTACTTGACCAACTCCATAGTGGACGAGATCCTGCAGGAGCTGTACCACTCCCACAAGAGCCTGGTAAGGCTTCTGAaccccagccaggcccaggcaTGCCCTGCACCCCGCTCAGCCCATTCCCCCAACCACCCCTCCCCATCAAGGCCCTGGGCGGTGGGCAGCTTCCTTGGGATCCTATTCACACCTGTCCTTCCCCAGGCCAGGCACCTGGCCCAGCTAAGGACACTGTCAGATCCACCAGGGGGGCCAGGCCAAGGGCAGGATCTGTCCTCCCGGGGCCGAGGCCGGAACCATGACCACGAGGAGACCACAGATGATGAACTTGGCACCAACATCGTGAGCACCCCCAACCCTCCACTCCCCTCCTTAAGCTAGGCCTGCCCCGAACCTGCAGAACACTGTCCCCTCCTGCTTCTCTGGACTCTACTCCCTGCCCTCACTGGGCCTGGTCTCATCCACCAGCCCGGATCCAACCCAGTCTCTTCCTTCGTCCCAGTGCCTCAACcgcctgaggagagggaggcaggacagaCCTAAAGAGAAGGCTTTATGAGGAATGGGAGGCTCCAGGTGAGGCTCCTGGGACTTGTGACCTGGCCCAACCATCCAATCCGTCTCCATTTCTGTAGGACACCATGGCCATCAAAAAGCAGAAACGCTGCCGCAAGATCCGGCCGGTGTCTGCCTTCATCAGTGAGTCCCCCGGCCTCAATTCTAATGTCCTCCAGGTCCCCAGACCTTTCCCAGAccctggatttctttcttttttctctgttcaaacaggctgcttcctccctgtctctcctgCTAGTCCCTCTAACACTGCTGTCCCCACAGGTGGGAGCCCTCAGGACATGGAAAGCCAGCTGGGGAGCCTGGGGACCCCCCCTGGCTGGTTCTCAGGACTCGGGAGCAGCCAGCCCACAGCTAGTGGCTCCTGGGAAGGTTTATCCGAACTGCCCACTCACGGCTATAAACTAAGGCATCAAACACAGGGCAGGCCTCGGCCCCCCAGGACCACCCCTCCAGGACCTGGTCGGCCCAATGTGAGTCCCTAAGACCTCGAAAGAGAACCAACTTGACTTCACAATGCCGGCGCCAGGGGTGCTGGCTTTAGGATGCAAATGCCAGAGGCACCAGCCTTGGGGTATCGGGCAGGGGCCCAGGAAGGCCACCAAACAGAGGCGGATTATCCAGCTTGGATGGGAGCTAGACCTTGTCACAGACAGGAAATCTCTGTCTGCCAGACAGTGGCAGTTCTCATTTTGGTGAAGGATAGAGCCAAGAGCCACCATGCTTAGGCAATGCCCAGGTGGACTGAAGTCTAAATTTCCATGGGGCCAAGAGGAGGCAAGTCCAGTGCAAAGGGGAAGGCCCTCAGTGGATGGGAGGGGCTTCCTGACCCAGATGAGATAGCCTACAGACCTTCCTCCCAGCAGGTGCCAGTACCTGGGACACGTCAGGAGAACGGGATGGCCACCCGCCTGGATGAGGGGCTGGAGGACTTCTTCAGCCGAAGGGTCATGGATGAAAGTTCCAGGTGTGGCACCTAGACACGCTCCCGTTTTCAGCAAGCCCCAAGGACCGGGAAGGACTCCTGTGTCCTCCCAGCTCCCACAGAGGCCTCTCCAGTGGCAGTGCCCCAAAGCCAGTCTCCCTGGGACATTTCCCCCACATTCTCATTCTTCTCCACCCTGCCCTTAGCTCCCATGCTCTCTGAATCTTCTCAGGACAGCAGAAAAGGATGAGACCAGGGTGAACCACGACAGTGGGATggtggggacagggtgggggACGGGGAGGCGGCAGGCCCTGGGATGGGATGACAGTGGTAAGAGGCCTGGAGGGTGTGTTCTCTGTCACTGTCCTGCACAGACTCCCCAGCATCTGTCCAGAAAGAACTGGGTCACTtggagaggtggagagaagaagagggGGAGAGGTGCCTGGGAGGAAAGAGTGGATGGGGGTGGAAGAGGCTGCCGGAGGATTATGACAGGGAAGGTGAGGACACCAACTCTAGGAGAGACCAGATGACAGAGGAAAGCGGGAGGTTTATTAGACCCAGGACTGGACTAGCACCAGCACCACCCTGGGTCCTGTGCCACCTCTGCATCTGGGATTCACGTCTCCCTGTGGCTTTGTCCTGACTCACCCCGACCCTGCCCAGCTATCCCCGGACTCTGCGGACCCTGCGGCCCGGCCTCTCGGAGCCGCCGCTGCCTCCACTCCAGAAGAAGAGGCGCCGAGGCCTGTTTCACTTTCGCCGGCCCCGGAGCTTCAAGGGGGACCGGGGGCCAGGGTCCCCCACCACcgggctcctcctccctccaccccctcccccaccccccactcaggAGAGCCCCCCAAGCCCAGACCCTCCCAGCCTCGGCAATAACTCCTCCCCCtgctggagcccagaggaggagagTGGCCTCCTCCCTGGATTTGGAGGGGGCCGGGGGCCTTCCTTCCGCAGGAAGATGGTAAGTGAAGAGGGTATGCTGCATCCTCCCCGTTTGCTGTCCCACACGTAGCCCACCCACTGACCCCAGCCCAGCAATTAGTGGGAGAATGCTAGGACTCGGGGTTCTGGGGAACCTTGGTCATCCCAATTTCCTGCCCCTTGAGAGTCTGGCTAAGCCTGGTGACCCAGAGCATGCTGGGAGTGCTGCAAGCAGAGGAGGGCGGACTCCTCAGAGGGCAGGGGTCTGGCAGGGCTTCCCTAGGCTGGCACCCCAGAGGGGCAGGGGCCCTCCCCTACTCCCTTGGAACCCCTTCTCCATTGGGAACTGCTTATAAACCTGAGACCTTGTTCCAGGGCACTGAGGGGACAGAGCCAGGGGAAGGGGTCCAGGCCCCTGGGACGGCACAGCAGCCAAGAGTCCACGGTGTTGCCCTTCCTGGGTTGGGAAGAGCCAAGGGTTGGAGCTTCGATGGGAAACGAGAGGTGAGGGGAGCCGGAGGTAAACCGAGGGTCCCGTGGGTCCCTGTCTaccaccctcccctccctgtgCACTGTCCCTGGCAGGCAGTGGAGAGAGAGTGGAACAGTGACAGTGGAAGGTATTAGCTGCAGTCCTGCCCATCCCACCCACTGGCCGTGGAATCCTGGACGGCTCACTTAACCTCCCGGAGCCTCTGCTTCCTTGTAAAATGGCTGGTTGTAAAAATACTGACCTCTTGAGCTGTGTTTCCAAATTGGGTGACTTTACCACCTTTAGGGCAACTTTTACCTTCTCCACCTAACACCTGTATTAATCTTTACacgttatttttatttaaatcaactCACCTTTTTAACTTAGTCTGGACCTAAGCATTATCATCTTTAAAATCGTGGGCTTATCGTAGTAGTCATGTTTTTTTCTACTACACATAAAATGAACatgtaactattaaaataatagcaTTTTCACACGTGTAAACCATTTCTTATGCCCCTAGGGTGGTGTGGGTGCTACTCTTTGGAAAAAAACGTCCAAGTTTCTAGGGACAAATGACAGGAGGTGCTGGGGCAGAAGCTCCTTGTTAACTGCAGTCCCCGTGTGGAGGGGACTTTTCTTAGGACCTGACTCAGCTGTCCTTTCAGGGCCCAGGCCCAGACCTGGAGGGCAGCGTCCAGGCTTGGCAGAAACGGCGCTCTTCGGATGACGCAGGTGAGAATGGTGGCCCTCACTGCCTGTTTTGGGCCCTTTCTCGGAGGCCCCTACTGACTTGCCTTTCCCTTCTCTCATACCCCCCTCCACCCCAGGGCCTGGAGCCTGGAAGCCCCCACCACCCCCTCAAAGCACCAAGCCGAGCTTCAGCGCCATGCGCAGAGCAGAGGCCACATGGCACATAGGTATGGAACGCCTCTTCTCGGGCCGCAGCACTGCAGGCCCAGGGTGTGTCCAAAGAAACAGAAGCTACGGCCCCGGCGCTGGGGAATTTACAGCCAAGGTGGGGCAGTAAGAAGTCAACACAGTGAAAATGTTTAGGGATATTTACAAAGCTACATCCAAAAGAGACAGACAACCCAACCGGAAGAGAGGGCCTACAGAACAAAAGTGGCTTTGCCAGGGTTAGCAGACAACAACGCTTTGTGGATGGTTCTGGGGAAGTCTCTAGGGCAAAGGCCACCTCTGGCCACCATCAGCAAAGTGGCAGCCTCCATAAAGAAGGCTTCTCTCTGCACCTCAGCTGGGAAAGAGGGAGGGCAGTACCAGCCCCGCCAGGCCCAGCTTGGACATCCCAGTGTCTTCCAAAAATAGCTTTCCAGGCCGTCCTCAGCTCAGTCAGAAAGGTGTCACAAGGAAGGAGCAAGAGTCCTGCCTTGGAGGTCAGACACCTGGGGGTTAGTCCTAGCTCAGCCACCACCAGCAGTGttgaccttaagcaagtcacttacCTCTGGCTCCGAGACTCTGGAGGAATAAAGGAGAGGGGATGATGGTATGATGCCTCCCTTCTTCTGGGTTCAGAGCACCTCTCACttagggagccactgaaggagagCTAGTCAACTCGGCCTCCACTCAAGTTGGTGGCCCTCCAACCACAATGACGTGGACAAATCTCTCTGTAGATGTGGACACTCCCTCAgtctcctccactcccaccccagggctAGGGCATAAAGGCATGGTgcagcaccaggctggcccaggctCAGCAGTGCctctgctcctgccccctcctccaagGCCGACCCAGCACCAGGGCATCTTTGCTGATGACCCCATCCCACACACAGACTAGTTAAAACCCCCAAAGCGGGGCTCCATCCTTCATTTTAGGAGACCACCGTAGTTGGATGCTCCACTGCGCATGGCCCTACCGCCAGCACCCTCCAAGTCTCTCTCACTCACACCTCACAGAAACACACACTGACAATACCTTCCAGGTGACAAAGCCTCAGGCTCAGGTTGCATAAAGCCACAGAGgcgggaggagggtggggagtggggggagtgAGGGCGCCTCTCCTCAAGGCTCTCACCATGTAAATCAGACTGGCAGACAGTCCTGGGAATGCCAGGCTGCAGCCTTGGCAGGCCCCAGGGCACTGCAGCCCTGGATGGGCAGCCATGCCTGGGGACCCAGCAGGGCCTGCTCTGCCCAGCAGGAACAGGCGCAGGCCCTGCTCTTCAAGAGGGTCAGCCAGGCCAGGACCCCCTCCAGAGGTGATGGGCTCAGGATGATCCTGGGGACCAGAGCTAAGAAAATGTGAGAGCAGAAGGGGACATCAAAGGCAGAGACATAGTAACAAATGGgcttggtggggggggggcggcgcAGTCCTGGCCCCCAGGGCCCCACAGGGACGGAGACAGGGAGGGCTCTGCAAAAATGCCTTTTCCTGcagtttctcctctcttcccatcCCCCAGCTGAGGAGAGCGCCCCCAACCACAGCTgccagagccccagcccagcctcccaagatggagaggaggagaaggagggggccCTATTCCCAGAGAGGACGGTTCCTGCTAGGAATGCCAAGGTGAGGGCCGGcaaggaaggtggggaaggcacTTTGATGAGCCAAAAGGGTGGACTAACTGACTGAgcatcttccttcttctcccagcTGCAGGACACCCCTGTAGCTCCACGGCCCCCCAAGCCGGTGGCAGTGCCCAGGGGCCGCCACCCCTCCCAGGAtccagggggcagggaggaggctgaggctgggggagCAGCCCCAGGAGTGAACAAGCCCCGGCTGCGGCTGGGCTCACAGCAGGACCAAGAGGAGCCGGAGGTCCAAGGTCTGCCACCTGGCTGGAAGGGGCTTGGGGCGCCTCTGGGGTCTTGCTGTCCACATTGGGTCCCCTTCCCAGGCAGGGAATGAGCTACAGACAATCAGGAGTCACAGCCTGGATGAACGCCAGCCTGTGAGCCCCACTCATGTGCCAGGCCTGCCCTGACTGTCATTCCAGGGCCCCTGGAACCGGGCCGCCGGACCGCCCCTCTGAAGCCCAAGAGGACACGGCGGGCACAGTCCTGCGACAAGCTGGAGCCTGATAGAAGACGGCCCCCTGACCCCACAGGTGCCAGCGGGGTGGGCGAGAGGTCGGTCCCATTCCCACCCATCTGTCTGACATGGCGCCGCTACACTGGGCAGCTGGCTCTCCCTGCCCAGGAAACAGGGCCCCCTGGATTTGTCCCCAGCAGGAACCAGTGAGCCAGGAACAGACTGACAGCGGCTGCAGCACCCACCCCAGCCCGCCTCTCAACATGTGCCTCACAAGGACTCAGACCCCCACCCACCCGACacccccaggcccctctgccaGCCCCAGTCCCACAGGGGCAGGATGGCAGGATGATGGTGGgggacaggaagggagggagcaacCTGGAGAGAGGGAGGCTCTGGGTGCCGTGCTGGCTCTGCAGAGAGCTTAGGGGTGGGGCCATCTCCTCCTCCGGAAGGGCAGatctgtccctctctccccagggGCTCTCTCCTCACTTgtatagaataaaaaacaaaatcaccacCTGCCTCAAGTCTCTGCTGTCTTCCCCattctctgccccctccccaccatctGCTCCCCTTCCACAAGCCCTCGCAGTTGGGAAAAGCGAGGAACGCCCcacaggggtggggctggggttctgtgaggagaagaggagaagactgGAGATGTGCTGgactggaggggaggggaccGACAAGTCTCCCAGCCAGGGTGGCTGTTATGTGCAAGGTCTGGGGTGAGCTGGCTGGAGAAGGACCAAAAGGGCAGAAACCAGTACCAGTGCATGTCCTGCCTCGGCGGGTACGGTGGGATTGATGTACCAGGAGGAGATTGGGGAGCAGTAtgctatgtgtgtatgtgtgagtgtgtgtgtgtttacacacaGACAAGCTCACTAATGCTGGAGTTAAATGCTGTTGGGTCATCCTGGGGGCACCACCAATAGTCATAAATCCCAACAGTAGCGTGGCCTGTAGGTGAGCAGAAGTGAGAGGGAGTCTATGGCATGAGAAGGTCAACAATTAACCGTTCGCATTGGCATACTAACAAATACTAGCTTGGCATTCAAGACTCGGCTCAAGAGCCTCCTCTGTAAAGCCGTTCCTGATGCCCTCCCCCAACTCATCTAAATGGAACCCTCCCTGTTTGTGGCCCACTGCATCCTGAACAGGTCCACAACTTTGCACCTGTCACACTTAATTGCACTTGTGTATTCGCTTATTATCTCTGTCTGCTGGTCTGTCTGTTCTAGTGACATGCACCTCCCCCAGGGGCAGGAGCTATATCTTAATCACCTGTGTAGCCCCCgccctggcacagtgcctggcacccaggagaTGCTTGGTAAATGGCTGCTACCTTAATATATGAGCAACTCAGGAGGTGGAGGGTGAAGATGTTCTGGTAAACCCTCTTGCGTACTCATCCCAGATCGCCACGTACCCACGTGGGGCTGCAGCTCCCCAGGCAATTGCTCACTTCCCCTGGTCTCACTAGGGAATGACTAATGTCTTGTTTCCTCAAATCTGTGCGTGGCCTGGCCCCTCCCACAAGAATGTGGCCATATGGGTTGAATCTCCAGGAGGGGGTGCATTCTGGGCACCAAGAAGAAGCCTCAGGAATCAGTCCTCAGCACATCTCCCCACCAGACATCCCCTGTCTTCGGGGGGCTGTGTGACCCGGATGTGAGACTGTGTGCCCTTAAGCAATTGGGTCCATTCCCTTGTGTCTCCCTGTTAAAAGGTGGCTGGGAAACTGGCCCTCATTCTCAAAGCTATGAGGTCCGGCATGGTACGTGATGGCTTTTAAGGAGCACGTGAAGATCTCCGCTCTGTTATATTCCGGTTGGTGtgagtgagtgtatgtgtgtgcgtgtgacaAGTATAGCCCagcgttcttttgcatgtgactgcaAATATCCTTAACAAGTGCGATGTGGAGAGTCTCGTGAGACAGGGTGTGTTTCCCTATGTGTATCCATAGGGCTGTCACTGTCGTGGTGTCACAGTGGGTTTATGTGCTGGCGCCTGTGTGTGTCAAGATATGTGCGAGCCTGTGAGTCGTGGGTGCATGTGTCCCCATCATTTCCcagtgtgaatgtgtgtgtgcgcacatacCACCGCAATGTGTGCATCTCTGTGATGCTGGGTGTGGGTGTGGCGTGAAGGAGAAGATGTGTGTCACTGTGTCTGTGGGGGTCCTGCCTCTGTGCCACCCCGAGTCCGCCCTCCTCCCCAAGTTCTGTGGCTCCCTCCCAGGCAGtggctctgcccctcccctcctctccctcccaaccaGTCTGTGCGGGGGGAGCTGGTGCTgcagcccccccacccctccccatccaGGCCCCATAAATAGCAGCAGAGTCGGAGCTGGAGCCGGAGTCGGAGCCAGCGCCAGTGGCTGGAGCAGCAAGGGAGTCAGGGCCAGGGCCAGAGAGCCGGAGAGAGGAGCCCCCGACTAGAGCCCAGGTGAGCCCAcccttcctccccagcccagccccagcctggcccagcctggcccagtCTCCATAACAACTCTCCCCCAGGCCCCAGAGAGGTCTCCAGTCCTGCCCGATCCCCTCGCCACCACACGCCCCTGCCCATCTCAGGGGATCTGAGAGAACTGGGAAACTCATGGCTGGACGGCAgagacccccccaccccagaccctcCCTCACATATCCAGAAAGGCACACTGGGTGATGGGGTGGGAGCAGCATCCAGCCAGAGAAGGGTCCCAGTTCCGAGCGAGGTACAGGAAATGTCACACCCTCCTGAAGACAGACACACAACTAGAGGACAGACACACGGGGAGGGGGCATTCAGACACACCCACGCACACTTGCTGGGGGAAGCACGACATGAGAGCAGACAGCCTCACCCTGAGATGTGGACAGACACAGATAGATGGACCAACCGACCATAAGCTCGGCCAGTGTACCCCTGCCTGCTGCTGCCCGAGGCTTGGcaccactgctgggggagggtgGCTTGCGTGCATCCCACAGGCAGCATGGAGGGGGCCGCGGCTCCCCAAAAATCCTGTCGCTAAGAGACAATGCAAGCGCTGCCAAGAAGTGTGAGAAcaggggaggtggagagggaaGCGAGAGTTGTCACCGTGGGAGCCCCTGCGGGcgggggggagtgggggggtgggggggaaccTGGAGGAGCTTTCAGCAGGGACAGGG
This is a stretch of genomic DNA from Equus caballus isolate H_3958 breed thoroughbred chromosome 1, TB-T2T, whole genome shotgun sequence. It encodes these proteins:
- the CARMIL3 gene encoding capping protein, Arp2/3 and myosin-I linker protein 3 isoform X15; translated protein: MGSSHSARKAGGTESGDTAPGTGDGLGKRHARGVARGSRREGWARARAGSHAALRRGAHAQSGASPGGAGDPELRGGGRSARAAAPDRSGLAAAAALSAWALPAPGLACAAAPGGGGGSSAATAAAAAAMAKPSAELTRELQDSIRRCLSQGAVIQQHRVKLETKPKKFEDRVLALTSWRLHLFPLKVPAKVESSFNVLEIRAFNTLSQNQILVETERGMVSMRLPSAESVDQVTRHVNSALSKVCPGPGCLIRRGNADTPEGPRDTSPNSETSTSTTHSVCGGFSETYAALCDYNGLHCREEVQWDVDTIYHAEDNREFNLLDFSHLESRDLALMVAALAYNQWFTKLYCKDLRLGSEVLEQVLHTLSKSGSLEELVLDNTGLKTDFVQKLAGVFGENGSCVLHALTLSHNPIEDKGFLSLSQQLLCFPTGLTKLCLAKTAISPRGLQALGQTFGANPAFASSLRYLDLSKNPGLLATDEANALYSFLAQPNALVHLDLAGTDCAIDLLLGALLHGCCSHLTYLNLARNSCSHRKGREAPPAFKQFFSSAYTLSHVNLSATRLPLEALRALLQGLSLNSHLSDLHLDVSSCELRSAGAQALQEQLGAVTCVGSLDLSDNGFDSDLLTLVPALGKNKSLKHLFLGKNFNVKAKTLEEILHKLVQLIQEEDCSLQSLSVADSRLKLRTSILINALGSNTCLAKVDLSGNGMEDIGAKMLSKALQINSSLRTILWDRNNTSALGFLDIARALESNHTLRFMSFPVSDISQAYRSAPERTEDVWQKIQWCLVRNNHSQTCPQEQAFRLQQGLVTSSAEQMLQRLCGRVQEEVRALRLCPLEPVQDELLYARDLIKDAKNSRALFPSLYELGHVLANDGPVRQRLESVASEVSKAVDKELQVILESMVSLTQELCPVAMRVAEGHNKMLSNVAERVTVPRNFIRGALLEQAGQDIQNKLDEVKLSVVTYLTNSIVDEILQELYHSHKSLARHLAQLRTLSDPPGGPGQGQDLSSRGRGRNHDHEETTDDELGTNIDTMAIKKQKRCRKIRPVSAFISGSPQDMESQLGSLGTPPGWFSGLGSSQPTASGSWEGLSELPTHGYKLRHQTQGRPRPPRTTPPGPGRPNQVPVPGTRQENGMATRLDEGLEDFFSRRVMDESSSYPRTLRTLRPGLSEPPLPPLQKKRRRGLFHFRRPRSFKGDRGPGSPTTGLLLPPPPPPPPTQESPPSPDPPSLGNNSSPCWSPEEESGLLPGFGGGRGPSFRRKMGTEGTEPGEGVQAPGTAQQPRVHGVALPGLGRAKGWSFDGKREGPGPDLEGSVQAWQKRRSSDDAGPGAWKPPPPPQSTKPSFSAMRRAEATWHIAEESAPNHSCQSPSPASQDGEEEKEGALFPERTVPARNAKLQDTPVAPRPPKPVAVPRGRHPSQDPGGREEAEAGGAAPGVNKPRLRLGSQQDQEEPEVQGPLEPGRRTAPLKPKRTRRAQSCDKLEPDRRRPPDPTGTSEPGTD